One region of Miscanthus floridulus cultivar M001 chromosome 19, ASM1932011v1, whole genome shotgun sequence genomic DNA includes:
- the LOC136529414 gene encoding uncharacterized protein, giving the protein MAAEDSKDILKNVDWKTVGGAVTTESSKPIVKKRLPKKIRQVPDCYFLPRRSWPSALAIYGAVCAAGVGAGMLLEVWINKKSKRTVALSGRWINDAQHALLW; this is encoded by the exons ATGGCCGCTGAAGACTCAAAAGATATCCTGAAGAATGTGGACTGGAAGACTGTGGGCGGTGCAGTGACGACTGAATCTAGCAAACCAATTGTTAAGAAGCGTCTCCCAAAGAAAATCAGACAAGTCCCTGACTGCTATTTTCTCCCTCGGCGGTCTTGGCCCTCTGCACTGGCAATCTACGGTGCTGTATGTGCTGCTGGCGTTGGTGCAGGGATGCTTCTTGAggtttggataaacaaaaaatCAAAG AGGACAGTGGCATTATCTGGGAGATGGATAAATGATGCACAGCATGCTTTGTTGTGGTAA